TAAGCGTCAAAACCAACGTAATAACACGCCTGCTAAACCAATGCCACAACGTAAGGAACAACCACTTCCAGAAGTATTGGTATACTCAATCGGGATGAACGTGCAAGACATTGCGAAGTTAATTCACCGTGATACTGCTGAAATCATCAAGAAGTTGTTCATGCTTGGGGTTATGGTTAACCAAAACCAAAGTTTGGATGCCGAAACAATCGAAATTTTAGCTGCTGACTACGGTATGGAAGCTGAAGAAAAAATTGAAGTCGACGTTGCCGATACTGATAAGTTCTTCGAAGAAGCACAAAACAGTAGCGAAAACCAAGCTCCACGTCCTCCAGTAGTTACTATCATGGGTCACGTTGACCATGGTAAGACGACCTTGCTTGATTACCTCCGTAACTCACACGTTACTGAAGGTGAAGCTGGTGGGATCACACAACACATCGGTGCTTACCAAGTTAAGTTGCAAGACCGTGTGATTACATTCTTGGATACTCCTGGTCACGCGGCCTTTACGGCAATGCGTGCACGTGGAGCGGACGTGACTGATATCACAATCTTGGTTGTTGCAGCTGATGATGGTGTAATGCCACAAACCATCGAAGCAATTAACCACGCTAAGGCCGCTGGAACACCAATCATTGTTGCGGTTAACAAGATTGATAAGCCAGGTGCCAACCCTGAAAACGTAATGAACCAATTGATGCAATACGAATTGGTTCCTGAAGAATTTGGTGGGGACACAATCTTCGTTAAGATTTCAGCTAAGTTCGGTCAAAACGTTGACGAATTGTTGGAAATGATCTTGTTGCAAGCTGACATGCTTGAATTGACTGCTAACCCAGATCAAAAAGCTGCTGGTTCAGTAATTGAAGCCCGTCTTGATAAGGGACGTGGCCCAATTGCAACCTTGCTCGTGCAACAAGGTACTTTGAAGGTTGGTGACCCAATCGTTGTTGGTAACACATACGGACGTGTTCGTACGATGACTAACGATCGCGGTCGTCGCATCAAGGAAGCTTTGCCATCTACCCCAGTTGAAATCACTGGTTTGAATGACGTGCCTGATTCAGGTGATCGCTTTATCGTCATGGAAGATGAAAAGACTGCCCGGGCAGCTGGTGAAGAACGTGCCAAACGTGCCTTGCTTGCTAACCGTCACCGTAACAACGTTGTGTCAGTGACTGATTTGTTCAGCCAAATGGCCGACAAGGAATTGAAGTCAGTGCCTGTTATCATCAAGGCCGACGTGCAAGGTTCTGTTGAAGCCTTGGCTGGTTCATTCCGTAAGATCGATGTTGATGGTGTTAAGGTTGATATCGTGCACACTGCGGTTGGTGCGATTAACGAGTCAGATGTTACCTTGGCTGAAGCTTCAGGTGCGATTATCATTGGTTTCAATGTGCGTCCTACACCTCAAGCACGTCAACAAGCTGATTCTGATGAAGTTGATATTCGTTTGCACAACGTTATCTATAATGCAATCGACGAAATCGAAGCTGCAATGAAGGGTCAACTTGAACCTGAATTCGTAGAAAAGATTATTGGTAACGTTGAAGTGCGTGATCTCTTCAAGGTTTCTAAGGTTGGTACCATTGTTGGTGGTATGGTGACCGATGGTGTTGTTAAGCGCGAATCAAGCATTCGTTTGATCCGTGATGGCGTTGTTATCTATGAAGGTAAGCTTGCTTCACTTAAGCGCTTCAAGGACGACGTTAAGGAAGTTAAGAAGGGCTACGACATGGGCTTGACAATTGAAAACTACAACGATGAAAAAATCGGTGATGTAATCGAAGCCTACGAAATGGTCGAAGTACCTGTTAAGTAATTTCCGATGAATTGAGTACGTGTTAATGTGCTTAATTTCATAAAAAGTTTAATTAAATTAACTAGCAAAGCCTGATTGACCCATTGGGTGAGTCGGGCTTTGTTGTCAGAATATATTCATTAAGGAGATATAACTATGCCACAAGGACACTATCGTGTAGGTCGTTTGTCACAAGAAGTACAACGTGAAGTGAACGATATCTTGTTGAAACGCGTCCGTGACCCACGGGTTCAAGACGTGACAGTTACTGGAGTTGATGTTACTGGTGATTTGCAACAAGCTAAGATTTACTACAGTATCTATTCAGATTTAGCTTCTGATGGACAAAAGGCGCAAGCTGGTTTAGAAGCATCCTCAGGTTTGATTCGGCGTGAACTTGGTCAACGTTTAACAACGTACAAGATTCCTGAATTATTATTTGAACGTGATAAGTCAGTACAATACGGTGATCACATCGAAGAATTATTGCGTGGGTTGAACAAAGACTAAGCGTTAATTCACATAAAAAGTAAGCACTAAGGTTTCCTTTTTGGAATCTTAGTGCTTTTTTGGTCTATTTTGTCTGACGTGGGGGTGAATAAGCTTGACCACTGCGTGTCGGCAAATTACTTGGCGCACCACGTTATCCGAACCTCTCAAGTCAAAATGCGGTCTTGTGAGGTTCGGATAAGCTGGGAGTCTAAAAAATAAATTCCTAAGACTCCTCATCTCATCCTCAGCGGTAACATGTGTTTCACACATATTCCCCTAGTCGCGGTGTAAAGGCTGCGCCCGCCAAGCAAATTGCCGGCACTCCGTTAGTTAGTAATAATACTCAAACTAGCGAAAAACAGGTCGCAGTAGCATAGGAAAAAACACTGACGCTAGAACCTCGGTAATTCGATGATTGCAAAGTACGGAAATGACAATCCCGCACTAGAAAAAATAGAATGTTAATTCGAGCGTGATTTCAGTGGTGTCAACTACTATAAGAAATGTCCTAGAAAATAGTCTGACACTACTCTTGTGTGTGTTAATCCCGTCGAAAATCAGTAGTAGTAAGGAATTAGTAGGGTTGATGGCAAATTTGAATTAGTGAATTATATGATTGTTGAAAATAAGAATGCCGTTAAATCAAGACTTATACCTTAGTGGTGTCACCGTCCAGCTATAAGAAACGTAATGAAAAGACGAATTGACACTACTCTTGAGTGAATTGGCAGTGTCAAAAATCAATGGTGGCAACGGTTTGAGGCGCTGGCGTGGATTTGAATTGATGAAAATTAGAATTGCCAAAAAATAAGAATGTTGTTAAATCAACATTTATACCTGGGTAGTGTCGCGGATTTTGTGCCGTTTTCGCTGAAAATGCGTTATACTAATAGGAGCGATTTTAGAACGAATTGAAAGATTGAAAGATTGAAAGATTGAAAGAGGAACAATAGCGATGGATGGGATTTTACCGGTATTCAAAGAACGGGGTATGACTAGTCATGATGTAGTTTTTAAGCTACGTAAGATTTTACATACCAAGAAAATTGGCCACTCTGGAACATTGGATCCTAATGTCGATGGTGTTTTGCCGGTTGCGGTTGGAAAAGCAACTAAGACGGTTGAATTCCTGATGGCATCTGGTAAGCAATACAAGGGTGAAATTACATTTGGCTTTGCGACAACAACTGAAGACCTTGATGGTGAAGAAGTTGAACGGGTGGCACTTGAACGGCCATTTACGGCTGCTGAAATTGACGCAGGATTGGCCTCATTGACGGGGACAATTAAGCAAATTCCACCGATGTTTTCTGCGGTGAAAGTCAATGGCCGGAAGCTATATGAATATGCACGGGCTGGTGAAGAAGTCGAACGGCCAGTACGCGAAATTACAATTAGTGAGTTCAAGCAAACTAAACCAGCGATTTGGAATGCGGTTGATAAAACGCAGACTGCTTATTTTGAAGTTGGAGCATCCAAGGGGACATATGTCCGGACGTTGGCGGTTGATGCTGGAAAATTCCTTGGCGTGCCAGCAGTGATGTCTGATTTGACGCGGACTAAGTCAGGGGGCTTCACAATCGACCAAGCCGTTAAGTTAGCTGGGATTCAAGAGGCGATGGACAATGGCACAATCGACGATATTCTGTTGCCAATTGATTATGCATTGGACATGTACCCAATTGTGGCGCTGAATGACGAACTCTGGGGCGTAATGAAAAATGGTGGTTGGTTTGATAAGGCTGACTTCGATTCGGATGCGGCGATTGTCCGGGTTCAATATCATGATGATACGAAAGCGTTGTACCAGTGGAGTGAAGAAAAACAGGTCTACAAGCCACTGAAAATGTTTAGTAATCAATAACAAAATTTAAGGTAAAAAAACATGCAATTAATTGATGTGCGCTATCCGTTTGATGAAAACTTAATTCCTGATGAACCAGTTGTCTTGGCAATGGGCTTTTTTGACGGAGTTCACAAGGGGCACCAGCAAGTGCTCGCACAAGCACGTAAGTTAGCGGATGAAAAGGGCGTTAAAATGGCCATCTTAACGTATGACCACCATCCAACGATTGTGTTCAAAAATGTACCAACGCAATTCCAATATTTAACGACTTGGAAACGTAAACAAGAAGTATTTGATGATATGGGTGCCGACATTGTTTATCGCGTTAGTTTTACTTCAAAATTAGCCAAACTTACCCCACAAGAATTTACGGACAAGTTTATGGTTGGATTTCACGCCTTAGCGGTCGTAGCAGGCTTTGATCACACATATGGTCCCAAGGACACGGCAACCATGGAAAACCTGCCAAAATACGCCGCCGGACGCTTTGAAGTTCACTCAATCCCAGCGTTTGAGGTGGATGGCGCTAAAGTGGGTTCAACCCGGATTCGCGCAGCGATTGACGGTGGCATGGTTGATACAGCAAATGAATTGCTAGGCTATATTTATAAGACAACTGGTCTAGTGGTGCACGGACAGGCAATTGGCCGTACGATTGGGTATCCAACTGCTAATATTTTGACGACTAATGGTGAACGAGTGCCAGGCGTTGGCGTCTATGCGGTCCGGATTAAGATTGGTGCCGCTTGGTATGACGCCATGGCTTCGGTGGGGTATAACGAAACCTTTGGCGAAGATCGCCCCAAAACAGTTGAAATCTTTATTTTTGATTTTAGCGAAGAAATTTACGGGGAAAATGTGGAAGTGCTCTGGAATCATTTCTTGCGCGGAATGGTCAAGTTTAATGGGGTTGAAGCGCTCATTGATCAGTTGAAAGCTGATGATTGGGACTCACGCGAATACTTCAAAACACTTTCCAAAAAATAATTTATATAAATTGCAAAAAAGTGTTGACGGTCAGCTTAGTAATTGATATTATTATTAAGTTGATTGATACGGAGGAATAGCGAAGAGGCTAAACGCGGCGGACTGTAAATCCGCTCCTTCGGGTTCGTAGGTTCGAATCCTACTTCCTCCATAATTGATAAAAAGCGACTACTTCGGTGGTCGCTTTTTTTTCTAAAATTTAGCGTGAGAAATTGATAGAAAAGCCGGGTACTTCACAATAACTTCACAAAAATTCGGTAAAATAAACTTATTAGATATTATATGTACACGAATAGTTGGGCAGTTAATATAAATATAGTTATGATGTAATAGATTATTAAAGGAGGAAAGTATGTCGCAATCATATCAGTTATTCAAAAAAACTAACGAAAAGTTACTAATGGAGGGTGATACATACGGCAAGCGGATTATGCATGAAATTACATGCCTGATCAATGATCCGAGTTATCAAGCGAGTATTGTTAAAGTAATGCCTGGGGACACATATGCGTACCAAATCTTGGGTATTGATGATTTCGAAGCGTTAAAACGCGATGCGATGATTAATGCACTACGTTTGGAAGGTTTTGTATTTTCTACGGTTGAAGGTGATACGGAAAATATGGATGTTGTTACGGTTAACGGCCAAGCTATGAAACGGACCATTATTCAAAAAATTCGCCTGACGCTGCGGAAACCACGTAATCGCAATAAAGTGTATTTAGCGCTGGCATTAATCAGTGTGTTACAGCTTTTTATTCCTTACGCTGAGTTGAGCCAACGTGTGCGGACGTTAAATATAATTTGGATTATATTTGTTGGGTTTGCCATTGATTATAGTTTCCGCGAAGCTAAACAATTAGAATTAGTATTTCCTTCATTGATTGGCATGCAAGTTGAAGACGCTCGTCAAATGATTGCAGATCAAGGCTTTAAAGTTGGTAACTCAATTTTGGGTCGGCAAATTAACGGTATGGGTATTGATGGCGAACGTGTTGTGAGTGCCAAACGTGGGTTATTCGGTCGTTCAATTGAGCTAAATTCAAAAGGTGGTGCATCATGAAAATTAGTTGGTCACGTAAAATTCTAATCACGGCAATTGCCTTACTTGGATTAGGGACAACAACTGGCGTCAGCAATCATTATCAAACGGTTGAAGATGCCTCTGCCAATTTAACGAAGCACGTTAAGCATTTAGGTGCGCTGAAGAATCAGCAATTTATTGGCGATAAATATAATAAAATGATTATTACTGACGAAAAAGTCAGTGCGCAAAATTTAAAAAGTGGTGACGCAGCGAAGATTAAGGGTACGACTAAGCAAGTTAAGCAACATATTACATTAATTAATCAATTAATTAAGTCAAATGCCAAACATGGCGACACGATGCAGGAACTGATTCCAAATGCTGAAGGCGTCTTAACTAATAATTTAATTGCTAATGATAAAGCCGAAGAATTAACCACGGCATTAACGAATGCTAAGTCGACACTGCAAAATAAGACATATGATGATTACGCGACTGCTAATACGCGTTTGAATGAAGCGGTAGCAGGTGCTAATACGCAAATTCAAGGTCAAGTAGATTATTTGGCAGCGGAGAAAAAAGCTGCCCCAGTGGTTAAACTGGGTAACAAGTGGATTAAGGCTAGTAACGTCAATGCGGCGCAGTTAAATGAATTGAAGGTAGCAATTGCCGATGTTCAGCAAGCGCGTACTGCCGATGATGTGAATGATAAAGTCGATATTTTACATTCTGAAATCGATGATACGAAGGAATTATCACTTTCATATCAAAAGGCCCAACCAACTATCCAAAAGGCGCAAACGCTTGCCAATACAAGTACGGTCAAGGACAACGAAAAGAGTTCACTACGAAAATCGATTAATAAGTTTCAAACGTTAACATATGCCTCACAAGGGCCTGAAACGCTAACGAAGTTAAAAGATAAAATCAGTCGGGTTGAAACTAATATCCAAACACGCCATGACCGCGCAATTGCGGCAGCAAAAGAAAAAGTCGCAGCGGCAGAACGTGAACGAGTTGCAGCCGAGCAAGCAGCCAAGAAAAAGGCTGAAAAAGCTGCTGCCCAACAAGCAGCTAAACCGGCAAGCAGTACCAGTTCAACGGTAACTAGTGATGGTTGGCATCAAGCGCCAGCTGGCTATAAATATTTAAAATCAGCCAGTGGCTGTTACTATGGACAAGTTAAGAATCCTGGTAACTTTAGTTTGATTTCAGCTGATGAAGCTTATGCAAGCTATCGTCCGGGCCATGGTAATGGATCCGCTAAGCAATAAAACAAAATAGTAATTACGCAAAAGCAGTGAATTAGTTTAATTAACGCAAATTCACTGCTTTTTTGTTAGGTCAAATGATGGGCTTTATTTTTATCGCAAGAAACCATAACATTTCATGAGAATTGCAGTATAATGAGAATATTATTAAAAATAACCAATGAGGTGGGCGCTAATGGCAGAAGTTACACGATTTATTGAAACATATGTACCACAACACTATGATATTTATTTAGATATTAATCGCGGCACGAAGAGTTTTGCTGGTAAGACGACAATTACGGGTGAAGCACTAGTTTCCCCAATTCTAATCCACCAACACGATTTGAACATTCAGACCGTTAAAGTTAACGGGGAAGTGGCAGAATTTGTTGTTGATACTGATAAGGATTCGATTGCAATCACGGTGCCAGCAGTTGGCGATTTGACCTTAGACTTTGAATACGATGCCAAATTAACGGATAATATGACCGGGATTTATCCTTCATACTACAAAGTTGATGGTGTTTCAAAGCAATTAGTCAGCACCCAATTTGAAACCAATTTTGCCCGCCAAGCATTTCCAAGTGTCGACGAACCAGAAGCGAAGGCGACCTTTGATGTGGCCATTAAGTTTGATGAGCAAGCTGGTGAAACAATTTTAGCGAACATGCCGGAAAAAGAAGTTGTTGATGGGGTGCACTATTTTGATACAACTGTACGGATGTCAACTTACTTAGTTGCATTTGGTTTCGGCGATTTACAAGGTAAATACACAGAAACAACTTCAGGTGTGAAAATCGGGGTCTTTGCCACGAAGGCACACGCTACTGATGAATTGGATTTTGCGGTTGATATTGCAAAACGCTCAATTGAATTTTTTGAAGAATACTACCAAACACCATATCCATTGCCACACTCATGGCAATTAGCGTTGCCTGATTTCTCAGCGGGCGCGATGGAAAACTGGGGACTAGTAACATACCGGGAAGCCGCATTGTTAGTTGATCCAGCGAATACTTCACTGCCAATGAAGCACCGGGTGGCAACTGTGATTGCCCACGAATTAGCGCACCAATGGTTTGGTGACTTGGTAACGATGAAGTGGTGGGATGACTTGTGGTTGAATGAAAGTTTTGCCAACATGATGGAATACGTGGCAATCGATGCGTTGCAACCTGACTGGCACATCTGGGAATCTTACCAAACTGGTGAAGTTCTTGGCGCATTGAATCGTGATGCAACCGATGGGGTTCAATCTGTCCACGTCGAAGTGAAGCATCCTGCTGAAATCGATACTTTGTTTGACCCCGCAATTGTTTATGCCAAAGGCTCACGGGTTCTTGTTATGGTACGGACGTTAATTGGCGAAGATGCTTTACGGACTGGCTTAAAAACCTACTTTGCTAAGCATCAGTACGGCAACACAACCGGGGACGATTTGTGGACGGAGCTTTCAGCAGCTTCGGGTCAAGATGTTAACGCCGTGATGAGTACGTGGCTTGATCAACCTGGCTATCCAGTAGTTGAAGCTAAGGTAGTCGCTGGTAAACTGATGATTTCACAACAACAATTCTTTATCGGTGAACATACTGATGCGAACCGTCAATGGCAAATTCCTTTAAACAGTAACTATGCTGTCGCACCAGTATTGTTGAAGGAACAAGAGCTTGAATTGGGCGATTATGCCAAATTACGAGCCGACGCTGGCCAACCATTCCGTTTGAATCTGGAAAATGGTTCACACTTCATCGTTAAATATGATGATACGTTGTTAGCGGATATTTTGGAGCATGCGGATGAATTAGATGCGATTGCACAACTGCAAATCTTGCAAGACTTACGTTTCTTAGCAGAAGGCCAACAAGTATCATACGCTAGCGTTGTACCTTTGGCAGCGAAGTTTGCGGAAAGTAAATCAATCGTCGTCAACGAAGCAATCTTCATGATTCTTAGCAATTTGAAGAAGTTTGTTGAGCCAAATTCAGCGGAAAAAGCAGCGCTACAAAAATTCATTGGTCAATTGAGTGCTGAACAACTAGCACGTCTTGGTTGGGCACCTAAGCCAACTGATACCAATGACGACACGCTCGTGCGGCCATATATCTTGAGCTCAGCTTTGTATGCTGAAGACCAAGCGGCAATTGACGAAGCGCACGCGTTGTTTGTAGCACATGAAGATAACTTGTTTGATTTGCCGGCCGATGCGCGTGTGCATGTCTTACGTAATGAAGTTAAGCACTTTGGTAGTGTAGCGTTATTTGAAAAGCTCGTGGTTGCTTACCAAGAAGCGACCGATCCAAGTTACCAAGGTAATTTGAGCAGTGCAATTACGAGTGTCACTGATGATCAATTGGTTAAACGCGTCGTTGAATTATTTGAAGATGCAACGGTTGTGAAGCCACAAGATTTGCGTGGTTGGTTTGCCGGTTTACTGGGGAATCCAGCAGGGCAACAAGCGGCTTGGGATTGGATTCGGACTGATTGGCAATGGTTAGTTGATAAAGTTGGTGGCGATATGTCATTTACAAGCTATATCACAATTATTGCCCGGACATTCCGTTCACAAGCGCGTTTGGCTGAGTTTAAAGCATTCTTTGAACCTAAATTAGCCGAACCTGGTTTGACACGTGAAGTTACGATGGATACGCAAGTGATTGCAAGTACGGTGGCCTTGATTGAAAGCCAAGGGGCCGAAGTTAACGCAGCGATTGCAGGAGCAAATAAATAGTCTTTAATTGGCTCTTTTCTGTCTGACGTGGGATTGAATAAAATTGGCCACTGCGTGCCAGTAAATTACTTGGCGCACCACGCTGGAAGCAGCCTCCCAAGCCAGTCTGTGCTTATGCCTGCGAACCGGCAACGCAAAACATCCCAGCATTTTGTTTCACAAAATACTGAATCTAATCCTAACGCGATTAGATTAGCCTTGCAGGCTGGATGTCTGTCTTGGTCGGTTCGGATAAGCTGGGAGTCTATGGAAATAAATTTCCTAGACTCCTCATCTTATCCTCAGTGGAAATATGTGCTTTACACATATTCCCCCAGTCGCGGTGTAAAGTCTACGACCGCCCAGTAATTTACCGGCACTCCGTTAGTTAGGCGTAATGCTCAAACCAGCGGAAAATAGTTACCAATCACAGAACGTAGTAGCATGGAAAAACAACACTGACAATAGAACCTCAGTAATTTGATGATTGAAAAGTGCAGAAACGACAATCCCGCGCTAGTTTAAATAGTCTTTAATTTGAGTATTTGAGCCACTTCGCTAGTATATGGAATAAGTAATATTTAACTGTAAAAGAAATAGCTATCATCGTAACCACTTTTTATGATGATGGCTATTTTTCTGACACTTCCTTATTGATATCGCTGCCCAGAGGTACTATAATCAACAGTGAATTGAATATTGAATAACGTTGAAGAAAGAAATTCATCGAAGTAACTACTTCCAGCGAGTTTGGGTTAGTGTAAGCCAAGCAAGTAGTTAAAGATGAACGGCGCTTTTGGAGTTATCGTATTTGTAACGAAGCTGCCTAGTATGACTAGGAAGTAGGGTGGAACCGCGTTAATTAACGTCCCTATGTCAATGATAATATTGGCGTAGGGACCTTTTTGTATTCTACGTCAAAAATTTAGGAGCCGTCCGGGCACGAAATTAACTTTGCTTCAATTTCAAGACTCGTTCAGTTCCGAAATGCAGTGAAACTATTTAGGAGCCGTCCGGGCATCCGAAATGCAGTTAAACTATTTAGGAGGATTACGCAATGACACAAAAATTGCCAATGCAACAAATTATTTTGAAATTGCAACAATACTGGGCCGCGCAAGGTGCCATGTTGATGCAAGCTTACGATACTGAAAAGGGTGCGGGGACAATGAGTCCTTACACATTCTTGCGGGCGATTGGACCGGAACCTTGGAACGCCGCTTATGTAGAACCTTCACGTCGTCCAGCTGATGGTCGTTATGGTGATAATCCTAACCGTTTGTTCCAACACCACCAATTCCAAGTTGTGATGAAGCCATCACCTGATAATATCCAAGAACTTTACTTGGGTTCATTGCGTGAATTAGGGATCGAACCGCTTGAACACGATATCCGTTTTGTTGAAGATAACTGGGAAAACCCATCAATGGGTGCCGCCGGTGTTGGTTGGGAAGTCTGGCTTGATGGGATGGAAGTTACCCAATTTACGTACTTCCAACAAGTTGGTGGTTTGCAAGTCGACTCTGTTACCTCAGAAGTTACTTACGGACTTGAACGTTTAGCCTCATACATCCAAGACGTTGAAACAGTTTATGATCTTGAATGGGCCGATGGTGTCTTGTACGGTGATATCTTCAAGGAACCAGAATTTGAACACTCAAAATACGCTTTTGAAGAATCAAACCAAGACATGTTATTGGAAATGTTTGATAACTTCGAACGTGAAGCGAAACGTTTACTTGACTTAGGTCTTGTTCACCCAGCTTATGACTACATTTTAAAGAGCTCACACACATTCAACTTGTTGGATGCCCGTGGGACAGTTTCAGTTACTGAACGTGCCGGCTACTTGAGCCGAATTCGTAACATGGCGCGTGCCGTGGCGAAGGCGTTTGTGGCTGAACGTAAGAAGCGTGGATTCCCATTGTTGAAGGATCCAGAATTACGCGCCAAATATTTGGCTGACGAAGACGATAAGGAGGCTAAGTAATCATGGCTCATAACTTTTTATTAGAAATCGGTTTAGAAGAAATCCCTGCGCACGTTGTTACACCAAGTATTGATCAACTTGCTAAGCGTGTTGGTAAGTTCTTGGACGACCAACGGATTAGCTACGGTGAAATCAAAAAGTTCTCAACTCCACGACGTTTGGCACTCCAAATTCTTGATTTGGCTGATGGTCAACCGGATGTTGAAGAAGAAGTTAAAGGACCTGCAAAAAAGATTGCGCTTGATGCTGAAGGCAACTGGTCAAAGGCTGCGCAAGGTTTTGTCCGCGGACAAGGTGCCACGACTGATGATATTTTCTTCAAGGAATTGAAGGGCGTTGAATACCTCTATGTCAACAAGTTCACGGCTGGTAAGCCAGTGGCTGAAGTCTTGGTTGATTTGAAGGACGTTGTGACGGCAATGAACTTCCCAACGATGATGCGATGGGCGAATAACTCATTTGAATACGTGCGTCCAATCAAGTGGTTGGTAGCATTGTTGGATAATGAGTTGATTCCATTCTCAATTCTTGATAAGACCGTTGACCGCTTTTCACGTGGACACCGTTTCTTAGGTCACGATGTTGAATTTACGGACGCATTAAGCTACGAACAAACATTGAAAGATGTCTTCGTAATTGCCGATGCACAAGCGCGTAAAGATTTGATTCGTGCACAAGTTTTGGCGATTGCAGCTGAAAATAACTGGAAGATTGAAATCGATGAAGACTTGCTTGAAGAAGTTAACAACTTGGTTGAATGGCCAACGGCGTTTACTGGTTCATTCAAGGAAGAATACTTGGCCGTGCCGGATGAAGTTTTAGTCACTTCAATGAAGGAACACCAACGTTTCTTCTATGTAACGGATGCCGAAGATAACTTGTTACCACACTTTATCTCTGTTCGTAACGGTAACGCTGAATTTATCGAAAACGTTGCGCGTGGGAACGAAAA
This is a stretch of genomic DNA from Periweissella cryptocerci. It encodes these proteins:
- the glyQ gene encoding glycine--tRNA ligase subunit alpha encodes the protein MTQKLPMQQIILKLQQYWAAQGAMLMQAYDTEKGAGTMSPYTFLRAIGPEPWNAAYVEPSRRPADGRYGDNPNRLFQHHQFQVVMKPSPDNIQELYLGSLRELGIEPLEHDIRFVEDNWENPSMGAAGVGWEVWLDGMEVTQFTYFQQVGGLQVDSVTSEVTYGLERLASYIQDVETVYDLEWADGVLYGDIFKEPEFEHSKYAFEESNQDMLLEMFDNFEREAKRLLDLGLVHPAYDYILKSSHTFNLLDARGTVSVTERAGYLSRIRNMARAVAKAFVAERKKRGFPLLKDPELRAKYLADEDDKEAK